The Sagittula sp. P11 genome window below encodes:
- a CDS encoding biotin--[acetyl-CoA-carboxylase] ligase, with amino-acid sequence MGWPEGYGRRVLAEVDSTNAEAARVVSGLAGPEWICALRQTAARGRRGRAWVAPEGNFAGTLVMRPQETPDVVALRSFVASLALFDAFATLTGAEAALALKWPNDVLLNGGKVAGILLEGLPGGGLAVGIGVNLIAAPGAQQVEEGAVPPVSLLSETGVRVTPERMLDALAEAWAVREHAFVTYGFAPIREAWLARAARVGETITARTGTRTVTGVFETVDARGQLVLDTPQGRTAIAAADVFF; translated from the coding sequence ATGGGCTGGCCTGAGGGCTACGGGCGGCGGGTGCTGGCGGAGGTCGACAGCACCAACGCCGAGGCGGCGCGGGTCGTGTCGGGGCTGGCCGGGCCGGAGTGGATCTGCGCCCTGCGCCAGACCGCCGCGCGCGGGCGCCGCGGACGGGCCTGGGTGGCGCCGGAGGGGAACTTTGCCGGGACGCTGGTCATGCGCCCGCAGGAGACGCCGGATGTGGTGGCGCTGCGGTCGTTCGTGGCTTCGCTCGCGCTGTTCGATGCCTTTGCGACCCTGACGGGTGCGGAGGCAGCCCTGGCGCTCAAGTGGCCGAACGACGTGCTGCTCAACGGCGGCAAGGTGGCGGGCATCCTGCTGGAGGGGCTGCCGGGCGGCGGCCTGGCTGTGGGGATCGGCGTTAACCTGATCGCCGCGCCCGGCGCGCAGCAGGTCGAGGAGGGGGCGGTGCCGCCGGTGTCGCTGCTGTCCGAAACCGGGGTCCGGGTGACGCCTGAACGGATGCTGGATGCGCTGGCCGAAGCCTGGGCCGTGCGGGAACACGCCTTTGTCACCTACGGCTTTGCGCCGATCCGGGAGGCCTGGCTGGCTAGGGCGGCCCGTGTGGGCGAGACGATCACCGCGCGCACCGGAACCCGCACCGTCACCGGCGTCTTCGAGACGGTGGACGCCCGCGGGCAACTTGTTCTAGACACGCCGCAGGGCCGGACGGCGATCGCGGCCGCGGACGTCTTCTTCTGA